A DNA window from Mucilaginibacter xinganensis contains the following coding sequences:
- a CDS encoding SGNH/GDSL hydrolase family protein translates to MKSNNSRRGFIKTAAVGTLASMALSLPQIAAAAVAENGIKKVSIDKNDIILFQGDSITDWGRDHSKTIPNDTGSLGSGYVLLASGQLLIKYPQYNLQIYNKGISGNKVYQLAERWDTDALNLKPTVLSIHIGVNDFWHTITNGYTGTIQNYIADYHTLLDRTRKALPEVKFVICEPFAVKGVKAVDDKWYPTFNLFRKAAKDIANEYNTAFVPYQAAFDKALELAPGNYWTLDGVHPSIAGEALMAKTWMEIVN, encoded by the coding sequence ATGAAGTCAAACAACTCCCGCCGAGGTTTTATAAAGACAGCCGCCGTTGGCACACTTGCATCAATGGCATTATCCCTGCCGCAAATTGCTGCTGCGGCCGTTGCCGAAAATGGTATTAAGAAGGTCAGTATTGACAAAAATGATATTATCCTTTTCCAGGGCGACTCCATTACCGACTGGGGCCGCGACCATAGCAAAACAATCCCGAACGATACCGGCAGCCTTGGCAGCGGCTATGTTCTGCTGGCGTCGGGCCAGTTGCTGATCAAATATCCGCAATACAACCTGCAGATCTATAACAAAGGAATCAGTGGTAACAAAGTTTACCAGTTAGCAGAACGCTGGGATACAGATGCCCTTAACCTGAAACCAACTGTATTAAGCATCCATATTGGCGTAAATGATTTTTGGCACACAATAACCAATGGTTATACAGGTACCATTCAAAACTACATTGCCGATTACCACACTTTGCTCGACCGTACCCGGAAAGCGCTGCCGGAGGTGAAATTTGTGATCTGCGAGCCGTTTGCTGTAAAAGGAGTTAAAGCAGTTGATGATAAGTGGTATCCCACCTTTAACCTTTTCCGGAAAGCGGCAAAGGATATCGCAAATGAGTACAACACAGCTTTTGTGCCGTACCAGGCTGCTTTTGATAAAGCGCTTGAACTTGCCCCCGGCAATTACTGGACCTTAGATGGCGTACATCCCAGCATAGCAGGCGAAGCCTTGATGGCCAAAACGTGGATGGAGATAGTTAATTAG
- a CDS encoding ABC-F family ATP-binding cassette domain-containing protein, translating to MIAINNLTFEIGARALYDEANWHIKPGEKIGLIGANGTGKTTLLKIIVGDYKPTSGTISMAKDLTLGYLNQDLLSYSSDKNILHVAMEAFERQNQLHDEIEKILQKLETDYSEDLLHKLSDKQHEFEALDGYNIEYKAHEILAGLGFTEADTHRKLSTFSGGWRMRVMLAKILLQAPDILLLDEPTNHLDLPSIVWLEDYLKAFDGAIVIVSHDRWFLDKVINRTVESRKGKLTVYAGNYTFYLEEKAQREEIQRGEFKNQQSKIKQEERLIERFRAKASKAKMAQSRIKMLDKMERVDDVDDDNPSVNFAFRFSKQSGRHVVTLDNIVKKYPGLDILTGAEAVIEKGDKIALIGANGKGKSTLLRIIAGADHDFTGKAETGHNVSQTFFAQHQLEALHLENTALQELQSFAPKHTETELRTILGSFLFTGDDVFKKIKVLSGGEKSRVALAKALTADANFLVLDEPTNHLDIASVNILIQALQQFEGTFIVVSHDRYFLDNIANKIWFIEDQQIKQYPGTYAEFDIWFAKRKLEPKAAIPVPQPKKEEKKEVAPVKQQPSENKHQQLKKLNQDLGKMEEQIAELEKTVKSLEAQLADEKLYNDVVKMKEINLNYDKKKMELGHIQLKWEALAEQIMELEA from the coding sequence ATGATAGCTATAAATAACCTTACGTTCGAGATTGGTGCGCGCGCCCTATATGATGAAGCTAACTGGCATATAAAACCGGGAGAAAAAATTGGCCTTATCGGCGCCAATGGGACCGGGAAAACCACCCTTCTTAAAATCATTGTAGGCGACTATAAACCTACTTCAGGTACCATATCAATGGCTAAGGACCTTACTTTGGGCTATCTTAACCAGGATCTGCTATCCTATTCATCTGATAAAAACATACTACATGTAGCCATGGAGGCCTTTGAACGCCAAAACCAGCTGCATGATGAAATTGAAAAGATACTTCAAAAGCTTGAAACCGATTACAGTGAAGACCTGCTGCACAAACTTAGCGACAAACAACATGAGTTTGAAGCGCTTGACGGTTATAACATTGAGTACAAAGCACACGAAATTTTAGCCGGTTTAGGCTTTACCGAAGCTGATACCCACCGCAAGCTAAGCACCTTCTCGGGTGGATGGCGCATGCGCGTTATGCTGGCCAAGATCCTGCTGCAGGCACCTGATATCCTTTTACTGGATGAGCCTACCAACCACCTTGACTTACCATCAATTGTATGGCTGGAAGATTATTTAAAAGCATTTGACGGTGCTATCGTTATCGTATCGCATGACAGGTGGTTTTTGGACAAGGTAATTAATCGTACAGTTGAGTCGCGTAAGGGTAAGCTTACTGTTTATGCGGGCAATTATACTTTTTACCTGGAAGAAAAAGCGCAGCGCGAGGAAATTCAACGCGGCGAATTTAAAAACCAGCAATCAAAAATAAAGCAGGAAGAGCGTTTAATTGAGCGCTTCCGCGCCAAAGCTTCAAAAGCAAAAATGGCGCAGTCACGTATTAAAATGCTGGATAAAATGGAACGGGTTGACGATGTGGATGATGATAATCCATCGGTAAACTTCGCTTTCCGTTTTTCAAAGCAATCCGGCAGGCACGTAGTAACGCTGGATAATATTGTGAAAAAATACCCCGGTCTTGACATTTTAACCGGTGCAGAGGCTGTAATAGAAAAAGGCGACAAAATTGCTTTGATAGGTGCCAACGGTAAAGGTAAATCAACATTGCTGCGTATTATTGCAGGTGCCGACCATGATTTTACCGGCAAGGCAGAAACAGGCCACAATGTGTCGCAAACGTTTTTTGCACAGCACCAGTTGGAAGCTTTGCATTTGGAAAATACCGCATTGCAGGAACTGCAGTCATTCGCTCCAAAACATACGGAAACAGAACTGCGTACCATATTGGGCTCGTTCCTGTTCACCGGCGACGATGTATTTAAAAAGATCAAGGTATTATCGGGTGGTGAAAAATCACGCGTGGCTTTAGCCAAAGCATTAACCGCTGATGCTAACTTCCTGGTACTGGATGAGCCTACCAACCACCTTGATATTGCATCGGTAAATATATTGATCCAGGCATTGCAGCAGTTCGAAGGAACTTTCATCGTAGTATCGCACGACAGGTATTTCCTTGACAACATCGCGAACAAGATCTGGTTTATTGAAGATCAGCAGATTAAGCAGTACCCGGGCACCTATGCCGAGTTTGATATTTGGTTTGCTAAACGTAAACTGGAGCCTAAGGCAGCTATTCCTGTACCTCAACCAAAAAAAGAGGAGAAGAAAGAAGTGGCACCCGTTAAACAGCAACCATCTGAAAACAAACACCAGCAGCTTAAAAAGCTAAATCAGGATTTGGGCAAAATGGAAGAGCAGATTGCTGAGCTTGAGAAAACGGTAAAGAGCCTGGAGGCGCAATTGGCTGATGAAAAGCTGTATAACGATGTGGTGAAGATGAAAGAGATCAACCTCAACTACGATAAGAAGAAAATGGAGCTTGGTCATATCCAATTAAAATGGGAGGCATTGGCCGAGCAAATAATGGAGCTGGAAGCATAA